Proteins from a genomic interval of Mycobacterium conspicuum:
- a CDS encoding alpha/beta fold hydrolase: protein MSAVATIVGASARRSMTARAAALEDPYAGEDFDDVDVDRSYVVSAPDGVRLTVREDGPTDAPLTLVFVHGFCLRMGAFHFQRRRLAGHWVSDVRMVFYDQRGHGESAEADPETYTLTQLGKDLEAVLRAAVPRGAIVLVGHSMGGMTVLSHARQFPERYGRRIVGAALISSAAEGVTRSPLGEILKNPALEAIRFTARSAPSLLHRGRTVSRSLIAPILRAASFSDLQVSRSLDAFSQRMMNETPIATMVGFLPALEAHDETAGLWTLLRVPTLIACGDHDLLTPDEYSRKMAACMPRSELVIVTGASHLALLDKPDAINDGLIRLVNRSRPSKMAQRYRRLREWLCRDD from the coding sequence GTGAGCGCGGTGGCTACCATCGTCGGGGCATCGGCCCGGCGTTCGATGACCGCCCGGGCCGCCGCGCTCGAAGATCCTTACGCTGGCGAGGATTTCGACGACGTGGACGTCGACCGTAGCTACGTGGTGAGCGCGCCCGATGGGGTGCGGTTGACGGTGCGCGAGGACGGCCCGACGGACGCCCCGCTGACCCTGGTCTTCGTGCACGGATTCTGTCTGCGCATGGGCGCCTTCCACTTTCAGCGTCGGCGCCTGGCCGGGCACTGGGTATCCGATGTGCGGATGGTCTTCTACGACCAGCGCGGTCACGGCGAGTCCGCCGAGGCCGACCCCGAGACCTACACGCTGACCCAACTGGGCAAGGACCTGGAAGCCGTGCTGCGGGCGGCGGTGCCGCGCGGGGCGATCGTATTGGTCGGCCATTCGATGGGCGGCATGACCGTGTTGTCGCACGCCCGGCAGTTCCCCGAGCGGTACGGCCGCCGGATTGTCGGTGCGGCATTGATCTCCTCCGCCGCCGAAGGTGTGACCCGGTCCCCCCTGGGCGAGATACTGAAAAACCCTGCGCTGGAAGCGATCCGGTTCACCGCCCGGTCCGCACCCAGTCTGCTGCACCGCGGCCGCACCGTGTCACGGTCGCTGATCGCTCCCATCCTGCGCGCCGCCTCCTTCAGCGACCTGCAAGTCAGCCGCAGCCTGGACGCGTTCTCCCAGCGGATGATGAACGAGACCCCGATCGCCACCATGGTCGGCTTCCTGCCCGCGCTGGAAGCGCACGACGAAACCGCCGGGCTGTGGACGCTGTTGCGGGTCCCGACGCTGATCGCCTGCGGTGACCACGACCTGCTCACCCCCGACGAGTACTCGCGAAAGATGGCGGCCTGTATGCCGCGATCCGAACTGGTCATCGTCACCGGCGCCAGCCACCTGGCGCTGCTGGACAAACCCGACGCCATCAACGACGGACTGATCCGGCTGGTCAACCGGTCGCGGCCGAGCAAGATGGCGCAGCGGTACCGCCGGCTTCGGGAATGGTTGTGCCGCGATGACTAG
- the tsaE gene encoding tRNA (adenosine(37)-N6)-threonylcarbamoyltransferase complex ATPase subunit type 1 TsaE, which translates to MTSSGTATLERVEDTVALGSRLGEQLRAGDVVVLSGPLGAGKTVLAKGIAAAMDVDGPVTSPTYVLARVHPPRRPGAPAMIHVDVYRLLDRNAADLLDELESLDLDTELADAVVVVEWGEGLAERLAERHLDIRLERISHSDTRIATWEWGS; encoded by the coding sequence ATGACTAGCTCGGGAACCGCCACACTCGAACGGGTCGAGGACACCGTCGCGCTGGGCTCCCGGCTCGGGGAGCAGCTGCGCGCCGGTGACGTCGTCGTCCTGTCCGGTCCGCTGGGCGCGGGAAAGACGGTGCTGGCCAAGGGGATTGCCGCGGCGATGGACGTCGACGGCCCGGTCACGTCGCCGACCTACGTGCTGGCGCGGGTGCATCCGCCGCGACGACCCGGTGCCCCGGCGATGATCCACGTCGACGTCTACCGGCTGTTGGACCGCAACGCCGCCGACCTGCTCGACGAGCTGGAATCGCTGGACCTCGACACCGAGCTGGCCGACGCGGTCGTCGTGGTGGAGTGGGGCGAGGGTCTGGCCGAACGCCTCGCCGAGCGCCACCTCGACATCCGTCTCGAACGAATCAGCCATTCCGACACCAGGATTGCGACGTGGGAGTGGGGCTCATGA
- the tsaB gene encoding tRNA (adenosine(37)-N6)-threonylcarbamoyltransferase complex dimerization subunit type 1 TsaB — MSAILTLDTSTPAVTAGIVRRDDLSVLAERVTIDARAHAERLTPNVLAALTDAELTMADLDAVVVGCGPGPFTGLRAGMATAAAYGHALGIPVHGVCSLDAIGVLTTGDTLVVTDARRREIYWARYQDGSRTDGPAVSAPADVDPGPARAVAGSPEHAALFDLPRCEPVYPTPAGLVAAVNWADEPAPLVALYLRRPDAKPLAAHP; from the coding sequence ATGAGCGCCATCCTGACCCTCGACACCTCCACTCCGGCGGTGACGGCGGGCATCGTGCGCCGCGACGATCTCAGCGTGCTGGCCGAGCGGGTCACCATCGACGCCCGCGCACATGCCGAGCGGCTGACGCCCAACGTGCTGGCCGCGCTGACCGACGCCGAACTGACCATGGCCGACCTCGACGCCGTCGTGGTGGGCTGCGGGCCCGGCCCCTTCACCGGCCTGCGGGCCGGGATGGCGACCGCCGCCGCCTACGGACACGCGCTGGGCATCCCGGTGCACGGGGTGTGCAGCCTGGACGCGATCGGCGTGCTGACCACCGGCGACACCCTGGTGGTCACCGACGCCCGTCGCCGCGAAATCTATTGGGCGCGATACCAAGACGGGTCACGCACCGACGGTCCCGCGGTCAGCGCCCCCGCCGACGTCGACCCCGGCCCGGCGCGGGCGGTGGCCGGCTCACCCGAGCACGCGGCGCTGTTCGACCTGCCGCGCTGCGAGCCGGTCTACCCGACCCCGGCCGGCCTGGTCGCCGCGGTGAACTGGGCCGACGAACCCGCGCCGTTGGTGGCGTTGTACCTGCGCCGGCCCGACGCCAAGCCGCTGGCGGCGCACCCATGA
- the rimI gene encoding ribosomal protein S18-alanine N-acetyltransferase — MTAHLEPVTVGALTPADAARCAELEAQLFDGDDPWPAVAFQRELAATHNHYVAARANGVLVGYAGISRLGRKPPFEYEVHTIGVDPAFQGQGIGRRMLAQLLEFADGGVVYLEVRTDNEAAIALYRSMGFEQVGLRKRYYRVSGADAYTMRREAL; from the coding sequence ATGACCGCGCACCTCGAGCCCGTCACCGTCGGGGCGCTGACCCCCGCCGACGCCGCCCGGTGCGCCGAGCTGGAGGCGCAGCTGTTCGACGGCGACGACCCGTGGCCGGCGGTGGCGTTCCAGCGCGAATTGGCCGCCACCCACAACCATTACGTCGCCGCGCGCGCCAACGGCGTGCTGGTCGGCTACGCTGGCATCTCGCGGCTGGGCCGCAAACCGCCGTTCGAGTACGAGGTGCACACCATCGGCGTGGATCCGGCATTCCAAGGGCAGGGCATCGGCCGCAGGATGCTGGCGCAGCTGTTGGAGTTCGCCGACGGCGGCGTCGTCTACCTGGAGGTCCGCACCGACAACGAGGCGGCCATCGCGCTGTACCGCAGCATGGGATTCGAACAGGTCGGCCTGCGCAAGCGCTACTACCGGGTGAGCGGCGCCGACGCCTACACGATGCGCCGGGAGGCCCTGTGA
- the tsaD gene encoding tRNA (adenosine(37)-N6)-threonylcarbamoyltransferase complex transferase subunit TsaD, whose protein sequence is MTVVLAIETSCDETGVGIARLDRDGTVTMLADEVASSVDEHVRFGGVVPEIASRAHLEALGPAMRRALDAAGLDRPDIVAATIGPGLAGALLVGVAAAKAYSAAWDIPFYAVNHLGGHLAADVYAHGPLPECVALLVSGGHTHLLHVRSLGEPIIELGSTVDDAAGEAYDKVARLLGLGYPGGKVLDDLARSGDPDAITFPRGMTGPRDDPYAFSFSGLKTAVARYVESHPDAATADIAAGFQEAVADVLTRKAVRAATALGVQTLLIAGGVAANSRLRELAAQRCAATGLALRIPPLRLCTDNGAMIAAFAAHLVAAGAPPSPLDVATDPGLPVVRGQLP, encoded by the coding sequence GTGACCGTCGTTCTGGCCATCGAAACCTCTTGCGACGAAACGGGAGTCGGCATCGCGCGGCTGGACCGCGATGGCACCGTGACCATGCTGGCCGACGAGGTCGCGTCCAGCGTCGACGAGCACGTCCGGTTCGGCGGCGTCGTTCCCGAGATCGCGTCCCGCGCGCACCTGGAGGCGCTCGGCCCGGCCATGCGCCGCGCGCTGGACGCAGCCGGTCTGGACCGGCCCGATATCGTCGCGGCCACCATCGGGCCCGGGCTGGCCGGCGCCCTGTTGGTGGGAGTCGCTGCGGCCAAGGCGTATTCGGCCGCGTGGGACATTCCGTTCTACGCCGTCAACCACCTGGGCGGGCATCTGGCCGCCGACGTCTACGCGCACGGACCGCTGCCCGAATGCGTGGCGCTGCTGGTGTCCGGGGGCCACACCCATTTGTTGCATGTGCGTTCGCTCGGCGAGCCGATCATCGAGCTGGGCAGCACCGTCGACGACGCGGCGGGGGAGGCCTACGACAAGGTGGCGCGGCTGCTGGGCCTGGGCTACCCGGGCGGCAAGGTCCTCGACGACCTGGCCCGCAGCGGCGACCCCGACGCGATCACGTTCCCGCGCGGCATGACCGGCCCGCGCGATGACCCCTACGCGTTCAGCTTCTCCGGGCTCAAGACGGCGGTCGCCCGGTATGTGGAGAGCCACCCGGACGCCGCCACGGCCGACATCGCCGCCGGGTTCCAGGAAGCCGTCGCCGACGTGCTGACCCGCAAGGCGGTGCGCGCGGCCACCGCACTCGGAGTGCAGACCCTGCTGATCGCGGGGGGAGTGGCCGCCAACTCGCGGCTACGGGAGCTGGCCGCGCAGCGCTGCGCCGCGACGGGCCTCGCGCTGCGGATCCCGCCGCTGCGGCTGTGCACCGACAACGGCGCCATGATCGCCGCGTTCGCCGCGCACCTGGTGGCCGCGGGAGCGCCGCCGTCGCCGCTGGACGTGGCAACCGACCCGGGTCTGCCGGTGGTGCGCGGGCAGCTGCCCTGA
- a CDS encoding C39 family peptidase, which produces MLNPLLAVILALGLAPLAHADPGGQMYGDPQAAARYWRYQHGDDCGLMAVADVVGQVTGREPHQIGIELRGVFTKSEVHRGSVYKLDGTSPEDMVMLLGKYGVPAQLTTGNSMQTVEQDLAGDHKVIAALNAETIWNYPAGQGQRTQADHAVVVTGVDTANNVVHLNDSGTPNGRDEQIPMATFTQAWSTGNNLLIVA; this is translated from the coding sequence ATGCTCAACCCCCTGCTGGCCGTCATCCTCGCGCTCGGCCTGGCGCCGCTCGCCCACGCCGACCCGGGCGGTCAAATGTACGGAGATCCGCAGGCCGCGGCACGTTATTGGCGCTACCAGCACGGCGACGATTGCGGCCTGATGGCCGTCGCCGACGTGGTCGGACAGGTCACCGGGCGGGAACCGCATCAGATCGGCATCGAGCTGCGCGGCGTGTTCACTAAAAGCGAAGTCCACCGCGGCAGCGTCTACAAGCTTGACGGCACCTCTCCCGAAGACATGGTCATGCTGCTAGGCAAATATGGCGTCCCAGCGCAGCTCACGACCGGGAACAGCATGCAGACGGTGGAACAGGACCTGGCCGGCGACCATAAAGTGATCGCCGCCCTCAACGCCGAGACCATTTGGAATTACCCGGCGGGCCAGGGCCAGCGGACCCAGGCCGACCACGCCGTCGTCGTCACCGGCGTCGACACCGCCAACAACGTCGTGCACCTCAACGACAGCGGCACCCCCAACGGCCGCGATGAGCAGATCCCGATGGCCACCTTCACCCAGGCCTGGTCCACCGGCAACAACCTGCTTATCGTCGCCTGA
- the groES gene encoding co-chaperone GroES yields MAKVNIKPLEDKILVQANEAETTTASGLVIPDTAKEKPQEGTVVAVGPGRWDEDGEKRIPLDVSEGDTVIYSKYGGTEIKYNGEEYLILSARDVLAVVSK; encoded by the coding sequence GTGGCGAAGGTGAACATCAAGCCACTCGAGGACAAGATTCTCGTGCAGGCCAACGAGGCCGAGACCACGACCGCGTCCGGTCTGGTCATTCCTGACACCGCCAAGGAAAAGCCACAGGAGGGCACCGTCGTCGCAGTCGGCCCCGGCCGGTGGGACGAGGATGGCGAGAAGCGGATCCCGCTCGATGTGTCGGAGGGTGACACCGTCATCTACAGCAAGTACGGCGGCACCGAGATCAAGTACAACGGCGAGGAATACCTGATCCTGTCGGCACGTGACGTGCTGGCCGTGGTTTCCAAGTAA
- the groL gene encoding chaperonin GroEL (60 kDa chaperone family; promotes refolding of misfolded polypeptides especially under stressful conditions; forms two stacked rings of heptamers to form a barrel-shaped 14mer; ends can be capped by GroES; misfolded proteins enter the barrel where they are refolded when GroES binds) encodes MSKLIEYDETARRAMEAGVNKLADTVRVTLGPRGRHVVLAKAFGGPTVTNDGVTVAREIELEDPFENLGAQLVKSVATKTNDVAGDGTTTATVLAQALVKGGLRMVAAGANPIALGLGISKAADAVSEALLAAATPVSGKDAIAQVATVSSRDEQIGELVGEAMTKVGADGVVSVEESSTLNTELEFTEGVGFDKGFLSAYFVTDFDSQEAVLEDPLILLHQEKISSLPDLLPLLEKVAEAGKPLLIIAEDVEGEPLATLVVNSIRKTLKAVAVKAPFFGDRRKAFLEDLAIVTGGQVINPDVGLVLREVGLDVLGTARRVVVDKDDTIIVDGGGSKDAVTNRVKQLRAEIEASDSEWDREKLQERVAKLAGGVAVIKVGAATETALKERKESVEDAVAAAKAAVEEGIVAGGGSALIQAGTTLAKLRKSLSGDEAAGVDVFADALEAPLYWIATNAGLDGSVAVHQVRELPAGHGLNANTLDYGDLAAAGIIDPVKVTRSAVLNAASVARMVLTTETAVVEKPADEEDDGHGHGHHHHH; translated from the coding sequence ATGAGCAAGCTGATTGAGTACGACGAAACCGCGCGCCGCGCGATGGAGGCGGGCGTGAACAAGCTCGCCGACACGGTCCGGGTGACGCTGGGTCCTCGGGGTCGACATGTGGTGCTGGCCAAGGCATTTGGCGGTCCCACCGTGACCAACGACGGCGTCACCGTCGCGCGTGAGATCGAGCTGGAGGACCCGTTCGAGAACTTGGGCGCCCAGCTGGTGAAGTCGGTGGCCACCAAGACCAACGACGTCGCCGGCGACGGCACCACCACCGCGACCGTGCTGGCCCAGGCGTTGGTCAAGGGCGGTCTGCGGATGGTTGCCGCCGGCGCCAACCCGATCGCGCTTGGCCTGGGCATCTCCAAGGCCGCCGACGCGGTGTCCGAGGCGCTGCTGGCCGCCGCCACCCCGGTCTCCGGCAAGGACGCCATCGCGCAGGTGGCGACCGTGTCGTCGCGCGACGAGCAGATCGGTGAGCTGGTTGGCGAGGCGATGACCAAGGTCGGCGCCGACGGCGTGGTCAGCGTCGAGGAGTCGTCCACGCTGAACACCGAGCTGGAGTTCACCGAGGGTGTCGGGTTCGACAAGGGCTTCCTGTCGGCGTACTTCGTGACCGACTTCGACTCGCAGGAGGCCGTGCTCGAGGACCCGCTGATCCTGCTGCACCAGGAGAAGATCAGCTCGCTGCCCGACCTGCTGCCGCTGCTGGAGAAGGTCGCCGAAGCGGGCAAGCCGCTGCTGATCATCGCCGAGGACGTCGAGGGCGAGCCGCTGGCGACCCTGGTCGTCAACTCGATCCGCAAGACGCTCAAGGCGGTTGCCGTCAAGGCGCCGTTCTTCGGCGACCGGCGCAAGGCCTTCCTGGAGGACCTGGCGATCGTCACCGGTGGGCAGGTGATCAACCCCGACGTCGGGCTGGTGTTGCGGGAGGTCGGTTTGGACGTGCTGGGTACGGCCCGGCGCGTCGTGGTCGACAAGGACGACACCATCATCGTCGACGGCGGCGGCTCCAAGGACGCGGTGACCAACCGGGTCAAGCAGTTGCGCGCCGAGATCGAGGCCAGCGACTCGGAGTGGGATCGCGAGAAGCTGCAGGAGCGGGTGGCCAAGCTGGCCGGCGGGGTGGCCGTCATCAAGGTGGGGGCCGCCACCGAGACCGCGCTCAAGGAGCGCAAGGAAAGCGTCGAAGACGCCGTCGCGGCGGCGAAAGCCGCTGTCGAGGAAGGCATTGTCGCCGGCGGCGGTTCGGCGCTGATCCAGGCCGGCACGACGCTTGCCAAGCTGCGCAAGTCGTTGTCCGGCGACGAGGCGGCCGGCGTCGACGTGTTCGCCGACGCGCTGGAGGCGCCGCTGTACTGGATCGCCACCAACGCCGGGCTGGACGGCTCGGTCGCGGTGCACCAGGTCAGGGAGCTGCCCGCCGGGCACGGCCTGAACGCGAACACCCTGGACTACGGGGACCTGGCCGCCGCCGGCATCATCGACCCGGTCAAGGTCACCCGGTCCGCCGTGCTCAACGCCGCGTCGGTGGCCCGGATGGTGCTCACCACCGAGACGGCGGTCGTCGAGAAGCCGGCTGACGAGGAGGATGACGGCCACGGCCACGGCCATCACCACCATCACTAA
- a CDS encoding adenylate/guanylate cyclase domain-containing protein — translation MDRIWQWVWDRYGARYSWAICAITFAVVLPVYLFLSFFVAAFEKSDHYVEAAMVTVVVLLLGVCVVFLPGSGPSRLVEEWAAGHDIDRTRALDATYTYARGAVARGLGSNVIGGALNLVVVGAIAGGTGSRLIQYGILGAAIGIGIEMLAIHSFVEATLRPARVAIAGDTEVGDSLPRSRPTFAAWSNLSVLGVAFNFAVSGAMLAAVFDRTSEVPVLSVVIGGALALVLGVPVVVVSSFSPSLRPIRDLAEGTERVATGDYSQRLPVVQDDDLGALAASFNRMQAGLAERQRLQAAFGTYVDPALAERLLEQGDDVFTGERREVTVMFIDIRDFTSFAEANTAEDTVARLNALFEIVVPAVVDAGGHVNKFLGDGALAVFGAPNDLADHADAAVSAAVLINRLAARRFGGALRIGTGINTGVVIAGTIGGGGKLEFTLIGDTVNVAARVEQLTKTTGDALLLTHETVDALASRPLGLVDRGSHELKGKSAAVKVFGLDPSVTH, via the coding sequence ATGGATCGCATCTGGCAGTGGGTGTGGGATCGGTACGGGGCGAGGTATTCGTGGGCGATCTGTGCAATCACGTTCGCCGTGGTTCTGCCGGTTTACCTCTTTTTGTCGTTTTTTGTTGCCGCTTTCGAGAAGTCGGATCACTACGTCGAGGCGGCCATGGTGACCGTTGTCGTCCTGTTGCTGGGGGTGTGCGTGGTTTTTCTTCCCGGCTCGGGCCCGAGCCGCCTCGTAGAGGAGTGGGCCGCCGGCCACGACATCGACCGGACGAGGGCACTGGACGCCACGTATACCTACGCTCGGGGCGCGGTGGCCCGAGGGCTGGGAAGCAATGTAATTGGGGGCGCACTGAATTTGGTTGTTGTCGGCGCGATCGCCGGAGGAACCGGGTCGCGGCTAATCCAGTACGGGATCCTGGGTGCCGCCATCGGGATTGGCATCGAGATGCTTGCCATTCACAGCTTCGTGGAGGCGACATTGCGACCAGCCAGGGTCGCTATCGCCGGGGATACGGAGGTCGGGGACTCGCTGCCCCGTTCTCGACCGACTTTTGCCGCGTGGTCGAACCTGTCGGTGCTCGGAGTCGCGTTCAACTTTGCCGTCTCGGGCGCCATGCTGGCGGCAGTGTTCGATCGGACCAGTGAAGTCCCGGTGCTTTCCGTCGTCATCGGAGGCGCGTTGGCACTGGTCCTCGGGGTGCCGGTGGTCGTTGTCTCCTCGTTCTCGCCATCCCTGCGACCGATTCGCGATCTTGCCGAAGGCACTGAACGTGTTGCGACCGGCGACTACAGCCAACGCCTGCCGGTGGTTCAAGACGATGACCTTGGCGCGCTAGCGGCGTCGTTCAACCGTATGCAGGCCGGTTTGGCTGAGCGGCAACGACTTCAGGCGGCGTTTGGGACCTACGTCGATCCGGCACTGGCAGAGCGCCTGCTGGAGCAGGGCGACGATGTCTTCACCGGTGAGCGTCGCGAGGTGACGGTGATGTTCATCGACATCCGTGACTTCACCTCGTTCGCGGAGGCCAACACCGCCGAGGACACGGTCGCGCGACTCAACGCATTGTTCGAGATCGTCGTGCCTGCCGTCGTGGATGCTGGCGGGCATGTGAACAAGTTCCTCGGCGACGGCGCGCTGGCAGTCTTCGGCGCCCCCAACGACCTCGCGGATCATGCCGATGCAGCCGTGTCCGCGGCCGTCCTGATCAATCGCCTGGCGGCCAGGCGATTCGGTGGCGCGTTGCGGATCGGTACCGGCATCAATACCGGTGTGGTGATCGCGGGCACGATCGGCGGAGGAGGCAAGCTAGAGTTCACGCTGATCGGCGACACGGTCAATGTCGCAGCCCGCGTTGAGCAGCTGACCAAGACCACCGGTGACGCGCTTCTTCTCACCCACGAAACCGTCGACGCCCTGGCTTCTCGTCCGCTCGGTCTTGTGGACCGAGGATCGCATGAGCTGAAAGGCAAGTCGGCAGCGGTAAAGGTCTTCGGTCTCGACCCGTCGGTGACACATTGA
- a CDS encoding adenylate/guanylate cyclase domain-containing protein has translation MDRIWQSAWERYGSKYSWAICAFVFASMLETFLLWSFLVVAYEKSSRFVAASAFTVVAVAVLAYVIVLPGSRPLRLTQRWAAGFEVDRARALADTYTWSRATALRGFGFLPVWTALLSVGVAAVAGSTGWRLIQYAIVGGALGFALALIGLHTFTQGALRPARAALAGDMGVGDTLPRSRPTFAVWLNLSMLASVFTFSGAGAMLGALLHRAGGTPLLFTGIAGVLTLGLAAPITLAAIVSPSLRPVRDLAAGTERVGAGDYSQRLPVVQDDDLGALAASFNRMQAGLLERQRLQAAFGTYVDPGLAARLLEQGDDVFTGERREVTVMFVDIRDFTPFAEVNSAEDTVARLNALFEIVVPAVVDAGGHVNKFLGDGALAVFGAPNDLADHADAALGAAALICRVVAERFGGALRIGIGINTGAVIAGTIGGGGKLEFTLIGDTVNVAARVEQLTKSTGDAILLTQQSVDLLASRPLGLVDRGTHAVKGKSVAVQVFGLHP, from the coding sequence ATGGACCGCATCTGGCAGTCGGCGTGGGAGCGGTACGGATCGAAGTACTCGTGGGCGATCTGCGCATTCGTGTTCGCCTCGATGCTCGAGACGTTCCTGCTGTGGTCGTTTCTAGTAGTCGCTTACGAGAAGTCGAGTCGCTTCGTGGCGGCGAGCGCTTTCACCGTTGTTGCTGTGGCGGTGTTGGCGTACGTGATCGTCCTTCCCGGTAGCCGTCCGCTTCGGCTGACGCAACGTTGGGCGGCCGGCTTCGAGGTCGATCGTGCACGAGCACTGGCGGATACCTACACCTGGAGTCGCGCGACGGCCCTTCGGGGTTTTGGGTTCCTGCCCGTTTGGACCGCGCTGCTATCAGTCGGTGTCGCCGCGGTCGCCGGGAGTACCGGATGGCGGTTGATTCAGTACGCGATCGTGGGCGGCGCCTTGGGTTTTGCGCTGGCACTGATCGGATTGCACACCTTTACGCAAGGAGCTTTGCGTCCGGCGAGAGCCGCCCTCGCCGGCGATATGGGCGTCGGCGACACCCTTCCCCGCTCTCGTCCCACTTTTGCCGTGTGGTTGAACCTCTCGATGCTGGCCTCCGTGTTCACGTTTTCCGGCGCGGGCGCGATGCTGGGTGCGTTGCTGCATCGGGCCGGTGGAACGCCGCTGCTGTTCACTGGGATCGCGGGCGTGTTGACCCTTGGATTGGCGGCGCCGATCACCCTGGCCGCGATCGTCTCGCCGTCCTTGCGTCCCGTCCGCGACCTCGCGGCAGGGACTGAACGCGTGGGCGCCGGCGACTACAGCCAGCGCCTGCCGGTGGTGCAGGACGATGACCTCGGCGCGCTGGCGGCGTCGTTCAACCGCATGCAGGCGGGTTTGCTTGAGCGGCAACGACTTCAGGCGGCGTTCGGGACATATGTCGATCCTGGCCTGGCGGCGCGCTTGCTTGAGCAGGGTGATGATGTGTTCACCGGTGAGCGACGCGAGGTCACCGTGATGTTCGTCGATATTCGTGATTTCACGCCGTTCGCCGAGGTGAATAGTGCCGAGGACACGGTTGCGCGTCTCAACGCCCTATTTGAGATAGTGGTGCCCGCCGTCGTCGATGCCGGCGGACATGTGAACAAGTTCCTCGGCGACGGTGCGTTGGCGGTCTTCGGCGCCCCGAACGATCTTGCCGATCATGCCGATGCCGCGCTGGGTGCTGCCGCGCTGATTTGTCGTGTGGTCGCCGAACGGTTCGGCGGCGCGCTTCGGATCGGTATCGGGATCAACACCGGTGCGGTGATCGCCGGCACCATCGGCGGCGGCGGCAAGCTGGAGTTCACCCTGATCGGCGACACCGTCAACGTCGCGGCCCGCGTCGAGCAGCTCACGAAGTCCACCGGTGACGCGA